A segment of the Epinephelus fuscoguttatus linkage group LG23, E.fuscoguttatus.final_Chr_v1 genome:
gtcagtatgtttacatgcagcttgagaaaatcaaatgattaaatgcatgtaaacagtttAGCTTGACTGAAATTGGACAATCTGTAGCTCaactaacacacctagataattcgattgaaaatcaaactattgctgcatgtatccacttaATCTGACTGGAGTCGGGCTCCGTGTTCTGGGCATGTAGTACTTTTTCTTTTGTGGGCCTTCACCCAGAAGTAGAAGTAGATGACGTAGCAGCATAACCGAAAATGGGCATATATAATCTTATCAACGGAAAATACTGctcgttggtttatttttagagctTACCTTCAGTTTGAAAAGTTCACTCTCtccaaaatgaaataaaaacagactatAATGATAAATGTAGCAGCATCCTATGCTGCCTATGAAGCAGGTAGAACAGAGGCAATGAGGACAAGGTGCGCTGCATTTCCTTCCAGATTGCTTCTCCTGGTTGTTTTATTAACAAGTTACatgtaaacaaaatatttcagttCTATGCGATTcagtttcttttgttctttccaGTCTCTTCCCTTTGTTCAGTCCATACCATaccaatttatttatatagcacatttaaaacaacagagcTGAGACCAAAGAGCTTTAcaagtaaaagaaaattaaacagGTAACAACTCACAATCACAACTCATAAATAAAAAGCATACACAGCGTCACATGAAGAACACCAATCACTCAGGCTGTGTTTGAAAAAGCCAAAGAATGTGTCTTGAGGCGTGATTTAAACACCTGCAGAGTGGGGGCGTGCCTAACATGCAGAGGCAGCTCGTTCCAAAGTTTTGGAGCTGCCACTGAGAAAACCCGATTTCCCCTGAGCTTCAGCCTGGATTTAGGGACAGCTAGAAGAAGCTGATCAGAGGACCTGAGGGACCTTGGAGGGACATAGGGTTCCAGCAGGTTGGAGAGGTAGATGGGTGCCAAGTTGTTAGTAAGTAAGTCCATGACTTTCAGTATCTCACATTTCTTACAGTTTCACTAAAGCATCCATTTACAGTTTCTGTGGTAAACACAAACTGTTGACTTTTACATTAAAGTAAAACCTTTCATTAAACTTCTGTAATAATTACAGGCCACTGTAATAAAATACTATGTAATGCTTATGTTACATGTTTTACCGATGTATTTCAGCAGGAAACACACTTCATCACATCATGAACAATCAACATTCAATGAACTGTTTCAATCTTTAAGTTTTAACCAAGTCCATATCAAGTAAAGTGCATCTTAGTTacaaacaatatatttttgaaatattcacAGTGTGCAGGAGCCCTTAAACACTTAACACCTCTCATTGGCACAAAATGGCGCCACCTCAAACTCCTATAAACTGACTCCTATCACTGCTCTTTTTTGCACGTAAAAGTCGCTACAAACACTCCATTCTTCCAGCAAACACTCACGTAAATAAAGCCTGACATTTTAGCGGAGGTAGTTGTGGTTTATTATTGTACTCGAAGGTCAGAAATTCCCAGCTCTCAGTCAGAAGTTTAACTGGTCAAACTATTTCAGGTGCACCACATCATCTCCCGACAACAGTTAAGGGCAGTTATAAGAGAAACATTATAACCTAttattagttttaaattgtaattagtattaaattgaaaactcaaccacacatacacaggtgCTGGACAAACACTcattattatatagttaatagATAAATTATATGTAATATTATATCAGGCCCCTATAGGCCTATGTgcggcagatttttttaatgacggtAATGAAACTGATACCGTTGCTATTTTTAGATACCGCGGGATACCGTATTATCGCCCAACCCTAACACAAACCCTCCTCCACCATAAGGTAGTGATTCATGGAGGGAGAATTATTTACTCCAGTGAAATGTCTCTACATACGTTACACAAAACAACAGGATTCACGCAACATGAAAATTTAAATAacgtataaaaaataaaatacgagcagatctttcagtaaaaccTGACAGATTCTGTTCGCACTCACTGCACATGATGAGGTAGTGATTCATGGAGGAGAGACATGACTGGCTGAAACAgaccatcatggtgaagagTCTCAAACAGCAGAGGTAAACATGGTTTACAGGTTTCCTTCTTCATCAGCAGCAGGCCGTTCTGATCTCTGGTCTGAACGTCGTTTATATCTCCAGACAGCaagaaacactgcagcagctacaagAAGCACTGCAACAACTCCTGCTGCCAGTCCAACGTATAGATGAGGGAAGTGTCCATTTACGGGGTGTTCATTCTCTGTGTTTCCACCCATGGAGTTTTCCTTCTCTGAACctgcagattaaataaatcagagTCAGTAAATGTGTGATTAGTTGAACAGCCTTCATTTGTCTTGTGTATTTCTGATGTTTGACTCTCAGGAataaactgcagctccaacctgatacacagacacacacactgagctccaCACACTCACCTCTAACCTCCAGCTCAATGACTCTGATTGGATCAGTCTTAATGATGGCTCTCTTGCTGTATCTTGATCCACCTGCTGCAACTCGACACTCGTATGTTCCAGAGTCTCTGCTGGTCACATTCTTCAGAGTTAAAGACACGTCTCCGTCCTTCAGCTCTCTGTCCACCAGCTCCACCCTGCCTTTAAAGGATGGATGCTGTCGCTTTATTTCTAAGCGTCCATCTCTGTAAAAGAGGACGTACTGTGGCTCCAGGTCAGGTCTGGTCCACTCTACAACTAAGATGGAGACATCACCAGCCTCACATCTCAGAGTGACGTCATGTCCAGGGTGCACTGTCACATGTTGGTCTGAAAAACAATAATAACCATCCAGAGTCACAAAGTGTTGCCATCTGTAAAGTACAGAGAGTTTAAACAGGAggtctcctcacacacacacacacacacacacacacacacacacacacacttgatagTGTCAGATTTGTTGGGACACATGAAGCTGCTTTAACATTTGGACGTACACTTAAACttcattcagttcattcagtGTGTCTTTAATAAACATCTCTCTGAGCTGATCTCACTGTTTCACACTTCAACCAAAAACTCTGCGTGTGTTTAACCACAGGTTCATCTGATGCGTCCCAGGGCGCCgaaaagggggaaaaaggaGAAGGATTCTAGGGGCCCATGATTAAGAGGGGCCCAGAGAGGCccctaataaaattataatactgacaaaaaataatattacacTAAGTTATTAACTAACTTATaatcacaaatatattttatttacaatgtaCTGGTAACAATAACCCCCCTCTCTATTTACGTAAAATGGTTCAGTCCGACTGGATCAGCTGCAGTGCGCCATAATTTGTCACTGACAGCGGGTAAGGAGGCGGAGATGGCAATATGCCTCAAAAACCAGGTAgccaaaaacagaaagaaaggaagctaagagaggagaaagaagcaaAGGGTCGACAGTATGTCacccagtatttcaaaaagcAAGGTGGGTTTGTTAGTGGTTCATGTGGTGGAAAGTTATGGAATATTAACTTTGTCCCTGGTCTATAAGCTGCTTATATTCTTCTTATTCAGAAGAAGGTGATCATTTTAGTTAGGGATGAGCAAGcaaacaaatttttttttttcttgctgagCGAAAGCCCTATAACGTACACTCTACAGAGTCAGGTCCAGGATCCTCTTCAAGTTTGTCAGGGAGGAATGTGGAAGTGGAGGAAGAGATTGTTCTTTTTTCACAAATGTTGGAATGACAGTCAGAAATACCATCAAAATGCatagttttatgtaaaatagcaTCAAAAATTTTTGGCCGCCTCCCGGCCGGCTGTATCAGTCCCCCAGTAGGAATTattttcatggggcccaaaatcccTGGCGGCGCCCCTCAACCCCCTCaaccacagcacagcacagcctgatgctcctccctctgtctgacCCCGCCTCCACAAACCTCTACCCAAACTACGCAGTTtgaaacagtttgtatgatCACTTCTTTGTGTTTGAAGTCAGTTGAATACAACACTTATTAACTACACATCCAACAATATATATGTGgtgtagatatatatatatatatatctacacacttaaaaaaacaaggtcAAATTTCATTTCCTAGAACAAGACATTGTTTCATTACTCAGGTCAGAAATAATATCTCCATGAATCTCTTCATAATAAAAGCTGATATTTACCAGAAGCTGCTGCACACAGAGGGAACAACAGGAGCAGGAATGGAGCCATGAGAGCTGAGAGGATGAGGATCTGCTGCATCTTCTGTCCGTGTCTTGTTCTTCATCCTGTGTCTGAACTGAACTGGCTGAAACCAGCTGGGAGGGCTGGTTTTGTCTCATGAGTGGGTGGAGCTCACATCTGGGGTTACTGAGGACACCATATCAGCCCAGGAAGAGCACTGAAAGTTAAAGTCTTCCTACTTCAGGCGTGACTTGTCTCTGTGAAGCATTGAACAGGGCTCATTTAGTCAGACAGTTCACTTTAATAACATATGAACATGTTTATTAGAAATAAGTTGTCAAATCCATGAGATATCTACAGCTATATACAGCTCAGCTTATTGAAGAATATACATGTGTCATTTCATGTTCCTGTTATGTTACTGAGCTGATTGATACGGGCTGGACACAATATTAGAGACACCTCTCATTGTAACTCAGTGCAGCTCAACAGCAGCACAATCACCATCATCAAGGTTAATCATCATCATGTGAACATTACATCCTTCATGACTATTACAGGACTGTTAGAATGCATCAGTTTCACTTAGCTGTACCTAATAACCTAATGAGTCACACATGGTGCACCTCCACTGACATTATTAAGACGTTTTGCTCCCCAGACTTAGAGTTCATAACAGTAAAATGCAGACCATTCTACCTGCCAAGGCAGTTTACTGTGGTGTTTCTCACTGCTGTTTACATACCCCTGCAAGCAAACGCTAAGTTAGCGCTGGCCAGTCTGCACGACGCTATCCACTCACTAAAAAATAATCACCCAGATGGCGTGTTTATAATAGCAGGGGACTTGAATCACGCTAACCTGAAGACTGTGATGCCAaatttttatcagtttattgATTTCCCGACTAGAGGAAATAATATTCTGGACCAAGTCTACTGTCCCATTGCAAAAAGGGTTACAAAGCATCCTCCTCCCCCCACCTTGGTCGGTCCAACCACATCAGTCTGCACCTAACCATATAGACCTCAACACTTACACCACATCCATAGTGGATTACATCACCTTCTGCATAGACAGTGTCACCACACGGAAGACAGTACGGACACTCTCTAACCATAAGCCATGGAAGAACCGTGCTGTGATTAGTCTGCTGAGGGCCCGGGATGCTGCTTTCCACTCAGGTGACGCAGAGGCCTATAGAACAGCAAGGTCCAGACTGAGGACAGGCATCAGGGAGGCAAAGCATAGCGACAAGAAGCGTATTGAGGAGCATTTCAACAGCTCTGACTCCTGACGTGTCTGGCAGGGTATCAAAACCATTACCGcctacaacagcaacaacaccagctccacacatgcacaaagttcATCCCTCCCCAACGACCTGAACTGCTTTTTTTCCAGGTTTGATTGCACTGACAGCAGTTACAACACGAGGGCACAGCAGGGACCCTCACCACTAGTGCTGACCCCCCACAAGGTGAGACGGACCCTGCAGCACATCAACTCCAACAAGGCCACTGGACCTGACGGAGTACCAGGCCGGGTTCTGAAGCACTGTGCAGGGGAGCTGACAGCAGTGCTCACGGATCTATTTAACATTTCCCTGCAGCAGGCCTCTGTTCCCACATGCCTCAAGTCAGCAACAGTCATCCCTGTGACAAAACAATCAGCCATCAGGTCTCTTAATGACTATCGGCCAGTGGCCCTGACACCAGTAGTGATGAAATGCTTCAAGTGTCTCATACTGACACAACTGAAGAACAGCATCCCCCCCTCCCTGGACCAACACCAGTTTGCCTACAGGGCAAACAGGTCGACTGAGGATGCGGTGTCACTAGCTCTCCACACTACCCTGACACACCTGGAGCAGAGGGACAGCTATGTGCGGATGCTATTCATCGATTATAGCTCCGTCTTTAACGCCACCAACCCCCCCGCCCACAAACTGGCCACCAAGCTGGACCTCCTGGGCCTCAACACACACCTGAGCAGCTGGGTCCTCGACTTCCTCACCGGTTGACCACAGACCGTACACATGGGGAGACAGGTCTCCTCCAGCATCACCCTGATGGGCTACGTTTTGAGCcccttcctcttctccctctaCACACTTGACTGCAAACCCACCAATGAGGCCAACACCATCATAaagtttgcagatgacacaatCGTAGTAGGCAGGATCACGTCAAATGAAAAGGCTGCCTACAGGACAGAGGTTGCGAACCTGGTGAGCTCGAACTGAGAAAACAACCTGATCCTCAACGCAGCAAAGACAAAGGAGATGATCCTGGATTTCAGGAGGAGTCAGAAGTCCTTCACTCATCGCCCCATTAACATCAATGGCGAGGCAGCGGAGGTCGTGCAGAGCTTCAAGTACCTCCGAGTCAACATCAGCCACAACCTAACCTGGACCGTCAATACCATGGTGACGGTCAAGAAAGGACACCAGAGGCTCTACTTCCTGAGGTGCTTGAAGATGGCATGCCTCCCAAAACAGCTGCTGGTGAACTTCTACAGGTCAGCCATCGAGTCAGTCCTTACGTACTGCATCTCAGCATGGTACTCTGGCTGCATAGGAAGGCTCTCCAGTGCATTATCAAGATTGCTGAGAGGATCATCAGCACCAAGCTCCCCAGACTACAGGACATCTACAGGACCCGCTGCATCCGGAGGGCCACGGGCATTATTAGGGACATCACACACCCCGGACACTGCCTCTTCACCCCCCTGCCTTCTCAAAGGCGTTATAGGACATTGCAGGCCTGCACAACATTCTTGAACTCTgcccccctccctccacccTCCTTCTTTCCAGGAGCCCCTTACCCATCTAtcattctctctctttctctctctagaGACACATGGTGcattcactgtcacactgtgtaACATATGAATTACAGTCAACATTGCCCTCTGCTGGACTCACAGTCACACTGCTTCTACTGTTCATCAATACATTTGTTAAAACTGTCCAACAACATAAAATAGCATCAAAAATTTTTGGCCGCCTCCCGGCCGGCTGTATCAGTCCCCCAGTAGGAATTattttcatggggcccaaaatcccTGGCGGCGCCCCTCAACCCCCTCaaccacagcacagcacagcctgatgctcctccctctgtctgacCCCGCCTACACAAACCTCTACCCAAACTACGCAGTCtgaaacagtttgtatgatCACTTCTTTGTGTTTGAAGTCAGTTGAATACAACACTTATTAACTACACATCcaacaatatacagtacaggccaaaagtttggacacaccttctcattcaatgcgttttctttattttcatgactatttacattgtagattctcactgaaggcatcaaaactatgaatgaacacatgtggagttatgtacttaacaaaaaaaggtgaaataactgaaaacatgttttatattctagtttcttcaaaatagccaccctttgctctgattactgctttgcacactcttggcattctctcgatgaacttcaagaggtagtcacctgaaatggttttccaacagtcttgaaggagttcccagaggtgtttagcacttgttggcccctttgccttcactctgcggtccagctcaccccaaaccatctcgaatgggttcaggtccggtgactgtggaggccaggtcatctgccgcagcactccatcactctccttcttggtcaaatagcccttacacagcctggaggtgtgtttggggtcattgtcctgttgaaaaataaatgatcgtccaactaaacgcaaaccggatgggatggcatgtcgctgcaggatgctgtggtagccatgctggttcagtgtgcattcaattttgaataaatccccaacagtgtcaccagcaaaacacccccacaccatcacacctcctcctccatgcttcacagtgggaaccaggcatgtggaatccatccgttcaccttttctgcgtctcacaaagacacggcagttggaaccaaagatctcaaatttggactcatcagaccaaagcacagatttccactggtctaatgtccattccttgtgtttcttggcccaaacaaatctctacttgttgcctctccttagcagtggtttcctagcagctatttgaccatgaaggcctgattcgcgcagtctcctcttaacagttgttctagagatgggtctgctgctagaactctgtgtggcatttatctggtctctgatctgagctgctgtgaacttgccatttctgaggctggtgactcggatgaacttatcctcagaagcagaggtgactcttggtcttcctttcctgggtcggtcctcatgtgtgccagtttcgttgtagcgcttgatggtttttgcgactccacttggggacacatttaaagtttttgcaattttccggactgactgaccttcatttcttaaagtaatgatggccactcgtttttctttagttagctgattggttcttgccataatatgaattttaacagttgtccaatagggctgtcggctgtgtattaacctgacttctgcacaacacaagtgatggtcccaaccccattgataaagcaagaaattccactaattaaccctgataaggcacacctgtgaagtggaaaccatttcaggtgactacctcttgaagctcatggagagaatgccaagagtgtgcaaagcagtaatcagagcaaagggtggctattttgaagaaactagaatataaaacatgttttcagttatttcacctttttttgttaagtacataactccacatgtgttcattcatagttttgatgccttcagtgagaatctacaatgtaaatagtcatgaaaataaagaaaacgcattaaatgagaaggtgtgtccaaacttttggcctgtactgtatatgtggtgtagatatatatatatatatctacacacttaaaaaaacaaggtcAAATTTCATTTCCTAGAACAAGACATTGTTTGATTACTCAGGTCAGAAATAATATCTCCATGAATCTCTTCATAATAAAAGCTGATATTTACCAGAAGCTGCTGCACACAGAGGGAACAACAGGAGCAGGAATGGAGCCATGAGAGCTGGGAGGATGAGGATCTGCTGCATCTTCTGTCCGTGTCTTGTCCTTCATCCTGTGTCTGAACTGAACCGGCTGAAACCAGCTGGGAGGGCTGGTTTTGTCTCATGAGTGGGTGGAGCTCACATCTGGGGTTTCTCAAGGTCACGATATCAGCCCAGGAAGAGCACTGAAAGTTAAAGTCTTCCTACTTCAGGCGTGACTTGTCTCTGTGAAGCGTTGAACAGGGCTcaacaacattagagagtgCCAAATGATCACAGTAACTGAGCCctcctcagtctgctgagggttaatgaATGATCACCTGGGGACACTTGTTAGTCTGTTccagtgtgtgttcactgaatgtcAGGAAGGACTCTTGCCTCTGGAGGCGTCCGCCCAAGAAAGGattcttgactttgagaaaaaCCTGTTGTGCAGCTCAAGAATATCTTGCCAATGCTTCTCTGAGAGGAGACCCTGGCCAAAAATGTGGTGTCAGCCTAGGCTTACACGATGTGTAGGTATCAGTGGGCTTTATTTGCCACCAGTACAGAATATTATTTGCCATgtaggtggatgatgatgaatatgTGACGTGAACACTTCAAAGTAACACCAGTTGTTTCTACTGCTGAAGTAAAGAggagttaatgactgatgacgTGGATCTGACCCAAATGTTACATCTATAATAACAGGAACTGATTAACATTGTGTGGATTATTTCACTAATAAAATATGATTAGTTTTAtcctagttctcatcacacaggtgtctcatgttgcatgttgctgcagtgatgaatcagag
Coding sequences within it:
- the LOC125883794 gene encoding V-set domain containing T-cell activation inhibitor 1-like isoform X1, which translates into the protein MNVSSSDYGEYTCGFKEHKEGTVVKNEFTCNITLTKPDQHVTVHPGHDVTLRCEAGDVSILVVEWTRPDLEPQYVLFYRDGRLEIKRQHPSFKGRVELVDRELKDGDVSLTLKNVTSRDSGTYECRVAAGGSRYSKRAIIKTDPIRVIELEVRGSEKENSMGGNTENEHPVNGHFPHLYVGLAAGVVAVLLVAAAVFLAVWRYKRRSDQRSERPAADEEGNL
- the LOC125883794 gene encoding butyrophilin subfamily 2 member A2-like isoform X3, with the protein product MQQILILPALMAPFLLLLFPLCAAASDQHVTVHPGHDVTLRCEAGDVSILVVEWTRPDLEPQYVLFYRDGRLEIKRQHPSFKGRVELVDRELKDGDVSLTLKNVTSRDSGTYECRVAAGGSRYSKRAIIKTDPIRVIELEVRGSEKENSMGGNTENEHPVNGHFPHLYVGLAAGVVAVLLVAAAVFLAVWRYKRRSDQRSERPAADEEGNL
- the LOC125883794 gene encoding butyrophilin subfamily 2 member A2-like isoform X2; amino-acid sequence: MQQILILSALMAPFLLLLFPLCAAASDQHVTVHPGHDVTLRCEAGDVSILVVEWTRPDLEPQYVLFYRDGRLEIKRQHPSFKGRVELVDRELKDGDVSLTLKNVTSRDSGTYECRVAAGGSRYSKRAIIKTDPIRVIELEVRGSEKENSMGGNTENEHPVNGHFPHLYVGLAAGVVAVLLVAAAVFLAVWRYKRRSDQRSERPAADEEGNL